In Treponema primitia ZAS-2, a genomic segment contains:
- a CDS encoding flagellar biosynthesis anti-sigma factor FlgM has protein sequence MTIDRIGSIDPIPPGKKPGRSGQVSQNAKTDSISLSSEALEKSEQLQARELIFAAADVRAERIAEMKSKINDPSYINETILKGTADKIMEAFGL, from the coding sequence ATGACGATCGACAGGATAGGTTCCATAGATCCCATTCCCCCCGGAAAAAAGCCCGGACGGAGCGGTCAAGTAAGCCAGAACGCTAAGACTGATTCCATCTCTCTCTCTTCAGAGGCCTTGGAAAAAAGCGAGCAACTTCAGGCGAGGGAACTCATTTTTGCGGCGGCGGACGTAAGGGCTGAACGCATCGCGGAAATGAAAAGCAAGATCAATGATCCTTCCTATATCAACGAAACCATCCTGAAAGGCACCGCCGATAAAATTATGGAAGCCTTTGGTTTATAA